ACCACGGCACGGAATCTGAAGACTCATCAACTTTTTAGCCAATCTGCCGTACCGCCAACCTCTGCTGCGGTGCGGTGTCCTCGACAGTTTGGCCTCCCCTTTACCCAACGCCGCACGGGGGCAGACCACTCGTCCTTTTAACAACGCAGTAGTAGCTCAAGCTGCTTAGCAAGCAGACACCCTCGGACTCGGACAACTTGGGTGCCTTATTTCTTCaaggtaaaacaaataaacgacGGTCCAACAACGTACCGCTTCTCACACACCCTCAAGGATAAGCATCTCCACCGGACTTGCTGGACCGGGTTGGACAGAAGAAgacgacgaagaagaaaaagcaaactatagcaacagcaaaaaaaatgtatgtatgtaacaCTCATCCACATGGTTAATCGGTTCAGGCCTATTGGTCTCGCGTATGAACCGAAAAGCACTGATCCGGTGTCAGAAggaaattattatgttttctcagttttttgtttccattcccTCACTCAGGCAAGGCAGACTTTTTGTTGCCTCTTAGCGGCCGAATAAACGTCAACATCACACGATGGCGGTTTGAAACGCTCATTCGAACGTGAACCGCCTCTTCGCTTGCACGTTCATCAACTTTGGCAGGTGGCCACAGTAAATGGCCTCCGGACGTGCTGCACACTACTGTTTGCTGCCGTAGTTCTGCCGGTGCCGCTGCTGTGGGATGAATGCGCACGCGTACATCTCAACATGATGCGGTGGAATCACCACCATCGcactaccaccatcagcaaaAAAGACGAccacaacgacgacgacgacgatgatgatgataccgGCCAGTGCAAATCTAGAAGAGCCCACTCAATTCGCTTCACTTCCTCAACATCTCTCTCGTCTTGGGGGAAAAACGAGGGGGAGATGAtgctggaatatttttttttgttgctggcaAGACGACAATGACGACGACGATAAAGCTACCCCGAGACGCGGGACACGATGGTTTATGCTCTGTTATGCTGCATTTTCCTACCCATTTTAAACTCATCGACACTGCCAAACGAtggcgacgacgacgacgacgacgacaacgatgaGTGCAGAATCTGCTCTCGTCTGCATCTTCCGCGTCAGACAAACAGTCATTATCGCAACAATCTTACCCCCTCTTTCCCTTTTCGCCAATCCTTCGCCATCCCCTTTGGCTCATTGTTGTTGAGCCTTGCAGAATGGCCCACACCACAATTGCATCTGtccgcgtgtgtttgtgtctgggCAACGTTTGCAAAATGGGCACGCATAGAGGATGCACTCGGCAAAGGCGCATACACCCGCCAACAAGACCCCTTTCCTGGATGCAGTGTTTACTGCTGTGTCGCTTGTACATTAACGCAGCGAACAGTGGGCTTCATGTCGGGTGTCGATTTTGATACGGATTTCAATTCGGAGTGATTTGAATggctaaaaaaaacttgcagAATTTGTTATGaagttcacatttttttaaattaaagtaaaatatagGACTTAGACAtgttcaataataataaatccaACAAAGAAACTCTTAATAAACAATCTTTTGCTTGTCCCACCggaattcaaaaatttattcCTATCTAAGAAAGTTTGTTGACATAAGTTTAGATTGAGTTGAATCAAAATTTTCACTAATAAATAATGCGGACATCTACCTCTTTATTGTCAAACAGTATAGCATATTACAAAACTTCCGAActgtttgtataaaatttaactaatttttaaaaagtgcTTTGCTTTCAAACCAACTCATCACTGAGTCCATTTAGCATCCTTCCTAGCCGGTGAGCCATCTTTTGCAACAAGACAAAAAACCCAACGGAACCAACTACCCTTCAACGACAAACTCGGTGGAAGAGGTGACCTTTGCGTTTCCTACTTTCGCACATCTCTGCTCGACTCCAATTAGAGAGTTATGTTTACGCTGCCACGCTACCACACCGACCACAGGGAGAAATACTTTTGTTCTCAACAATTTCCGGCCACAGTACAATTGCTCGGTCTTCACCTTACCCAAACAATTCTCGTGCTTAATTTTTACCAACAGTCGCTCAAGAGCAGAATGGTAGCTACGGAGAGATTCGTACCCAGGGAAAAGGAAATTAggatggaaaaagttttaaccAACACTTTATGCAGCCAAATTGAATGCGATAACGTGCAAAGAGCACTAGAGGGACCGTTTAtaattgaagtaaaaataacgaaaataaaggaaaaacataaaaggaaagttttgtaaattatttggCTATGGTAatgaaaatacaaataaacagCTTAATTGTGACATttaagcaataaaaacaaatctttaatTTAAGAGAAAGAGCTACTAGGGAAACATAAATTCAATGAGAAAAGtaacattatttttgtaatacaGTGTAACACCGGTAATTCGTGCTCATCGGGATTCGGGCCccgccggataagcgaatatcacggataataggcacaattctttttattgacaaatattagtgtttagtatgTAATGggtgtgaattttttttctaaagctaaatgttaatattcttaagtggactttgcaaaataaatctgttctatttggtcgaacttTTGTCAATTGTATCGTTTCCTattgtggtttttatttcttgccatcaccggtttgcagttaatattgcaattcgcctttggaactgtcaatTCCGAGcagcacggataatgggacagccggataaaaggtacccggttAATCGGTGTGATAAGTCCACTGGCAATCGTATCTAATTTAATACATCTAATGGCAGATGACATCAGACGGGGAGGCATATGGAAATTCAAAACATCAGAAGTAGTTTTCGTTTGTAATCTTAGTTACAAATATGTACTACGTTGGTTACTTCCTTGTTCTAATCCGACAACCCCCATTCGGTTTTATGCTAATATTTATTACCAAATTCAAAGACAAATCTTGTAAAATTTGTACATCTTTCAATGAGACATTTTTtatcaacacttgtaaaactATTGTATTGTAAAACGTTTTACAGTATTTGCATAATTCAACTTGCGAACATTGCACGACCAAATGAAACCAAATGAAACAGAAACTATTTTcatttagtaaaaaaataattacaaccaaaaaagtaaaaaccgacaacaaagagagaaaaatgatGAGAAAAACATTCTATTGCGCTCTCGCAGGAAAACGCGGCAAGGAAAACCCTTCACCAAAAATGGACTGCTCAAAATaagcattttgtttgcttctctctctctctctctctctctttctctctctttctcctgaAGGACATTTACCCTTGTGTTCGCCCGGGAGCCCTTATACTCTCGACCATTTCCCTTTAGGTTCTTCCATTtggaaagaaagtaaaacaagtGTCCCGGCCGGTATctcttccccccaaaaaaggtccTTGCACTGTTAACGAATGCGCGGAAAAGTGGGATACATTCGGGAAAACGGTTTGCTTTGATTATTTGCCAGAACAGGAAAATGGGAGAGCATGTGAGAGTGTGCGGCAATGTGAGAACCGGTGAGCAGAATCAGGAGAACAAAAGTTGACACTAAAATATCGATCCGTCTGCAAATTTTCTCCCTATACATCGTGCGCTTTCCCTATTCGGGGGAAGGATTTTCGGGCgtttatatgtgtgtgtgtctgtgtgtgtgagtttctACATTCTAAATGTGaaacaaacttttccctttttggccgTTTGCTTTGCTATTTGCAATCAAAATGCTGCATTCCCAAGCAAAGCAATCGACCAAACACCTGCGATGCGTACCTTCTGACAGCTCCAATTCCAGCTCAGCCAACTTTTCCCGGACATCGTCCGGGAGGCTTCCGTAGTCTACGATGATGTcgctcatttttttaaaccccaGCCGACTCTGCTAATTATTCCAAGGGGTCAATGAAAATGCAGGAAAAACCGGTCTCCACCCTGATGCTGGTTGATGGGCCGGTTTGCGTCACGAGGTTCCTCTGTAGCGTATGAAACGGCAGGctcccacacaaaaaaaacacaacacgcacacactcacttactcactcactaCACTTAAACCTAGGCAGTACCACTTCCGGTGGGACTTCGGTTTCGCCTGGTCTGCTTAATTTTCCATCCTTCCACAGTGGGAAAACCCGTACCGAAGCCGGTGACTGGACCAAACGGGACACATTCAGAGCACTACACCCGGGGTTGTTGAAATTGACGCTTTATTCCGGTAGCGAAAAGGGTTGTTACACCGCACAAGCACTGTGATTTACGCAAATTTTTGGGAAACGACACACTTTCAATCAGCAGCCCATGCCAAACAGGTGCTTTCGCACTTTTTTACTTTCGGGAAATCCTCGCCAAACTTCCACGCCTACTACAGCGACatatatacacatacacacacacagcaaacacACCCACGGAGGTCAGTTACTGCTCCGTTGCTAATCTTTCCCTTTCAGATCTGTTGTAATCAACACGCACCGACACGCACGACGGGTGACGGGAAGCGAGCAAGGTGCCAGCAAATTAAAACCCCCACACACTACACCACTACCAAAGCACCATCATCACTACTACTGTTACTAACAGCAACCGCGCCAGTGATTTGCCTCCCGGAAGCGCATCCTTTAATAACTTTCGCCGACAATTTGCTTGATTCGCGCAAAACACGACACTCGCTTCACttgttacattatttttttccacccttcaCAAACCTTTCGCACTAGCATTCGCTTCCAACAAAAAGGCGTTTCGTTGGTTCACGGGATGTGCCTCCTGTGCACACACAATTCACGCGGAGACGCAAAGGTACGCGGGCCGTTACTGCCGTTTTGCTGGAAAACGCCAGCTTGGTATTAGTGCACACAATCCACACGCGCTCGTTTTTATAGTCGACTATCTTCAATGAAAGCAATTACACGATAGATTCTTTCTGTTAGAACTTTTGGGGCATTTATCTCCTCTCCAGCAAACCGTGCGCTACAGCATCCGTCTGCCGTGAAGAAACCTTttcgaatgaaacaaaacaaacaaacgtctCAGCCCATTTTGACAGCTTGGTTGAACAAAGCACGGTTTATACAACCGTGATGGACTTCTGACATTGGCTCGGTTTATGTTACGCACTTGGCTTCtggtagaaaattttttattttgcaatgcaGTTCAATTTCACAATGGAaggttgattaattttaatgatatttACAGTCATATTCGCATGAATCAATGGTgtatgatgctgctgctgtttttaatattgtttgatCGATGTACGCTACTTTTGGTGTCGCATATATGGGCGCGTTCTCAACCTACGCATGCATAGTGAACTATGGGATTAAGATATggacatttttcattcaatttaaatttaaacgttGTTTCAAATTATTCCGTTAAAAATAGGACCACATGTTCCATGATACATTTATGTTACATTCTAGTTGTTTCGCGTACAATTTCTCGCTGTATGGTTTAAATAAGGGAATCAAACAACGAGGAGTAGACTTATGACCTCGTGTTTCCACGATCGACCAAATACATTGAAGATCGAATCAATTCTGGGCCTGCTCTGCGTGGCAAAAAAGGACTTTCCGGTTGTGtagttttcttctttgtgACTCTACTGCCTTGAATATCTTACCAAGCAATTTTCTGGCTTTCTATGAGTTTATTTATCAGTAGTGGGATAGTTAGTCCTATATCTTGGGGTATGGCCCGTATGGGATGTAGTAACCGGTCCTGTCGTATAAGACCGACACCACTACCACATATTCCACCGGGCCTATGATTTGTACAACCAATACAAAATCAAGTTCCAGATAAAGCCAGAAATGTGCAATGAATTGCAAACTGTAATATTCAAATGTAAATGGTTCATTCATACAGTGCAATTCGATTAcggtttttaattattagaaaaaaacaaataagaaatttTTAATACGGTTGtataaagaaacatttcttcaACATAAGGTTCCATTCAATTTCCATTCCTATAATTATGATTgtgtgtaaacaaaaaaattctttctttctttaaaataatttatatttagtaAATTACTAACcttcttgttttgttacagCTTCCAGTTCCGCACAGTACGCTATCGTTTGAACTGTTGTCGTGGTTCAtatcaatttatttccttccatttttccctttcctttaTTGGATGCTGTTCACCAAATAGTTACGCCTAAATGTACGCATTTATATGGATgtatgtttgaatgttttatgtacGTGGTAGTAtgtatgcatttgtttttctttatatatAAAGTTGTTGCTGGGGATGCTGTGATGATCAGTGGATTtggcgatgtttttttttctacagttTCAAATCTGCACGATCATTCTAGTTGAAATTCGAAATGTGTATTTGGGGggtttattttactatttttgggGAGAGAGCGAACGTATGAGTTGAGTGTTTGATTTATTCTTTATGATTTTATCGTTTCATCGAAAAATTCCTGATGGCGCGCTGTAATACAATCCCTGCATTGCAAGAGATTTTCATCGCGTTTTTTTACGTgggtttgtttccatttttttttttttgctttagccACGAGACAAGAACATCCCGCAAACCTTCCCTTCTCCGCTACTATATGCCAACATCATCAGCCCCGCTTCATCGCACTAACGATCTAACGATCTTCCTAACCCACTGTCTGACTAACTGTTTGAAGAATCTCAGCGTACATTTAACATATTCTGGCTCatataaatttacaaaaagaTTTAATATTTATCGCACAAAATACCTAACCGCCCACTCATTCGTCCACACAGCTTACAAAAAATGGTACATACtacatattgttttgtttggaaaaagcACAGAAAATTATAGACTAAAAACGATAGAGCAAACATTAAGCTACCATTCATTCACATTCTGTCCGTTGCGCTTAACTTAAACAGAACTAATGTAAATTGCAACTGTTTCATCATAATAGGGGCTTGCAGGTAAGGTTACCAGTTACTAACCcggaaagagaaaacaaaaaaaaaaacaaataaaagtaaGACGACAACAAAAGCAAGTTGAGAAGATTCGATTACTATTCCGCAGCGCATAAAACACGAAAAGGCTAATGAAAAAACCTCAATATTCTCATCTCCGTTTAGTCTGAGTTTATAACACTCACATATAACTGCTTAGTACGCgatttttccacatttccgTTCGCAAACTTTTACCAACAATTAGTCACATTCTGCCCACCACCTGGTGTGTATGTGGTGATGCATACTAAACATCGTACTGTCGTACAAAAACAAGCATAATGAGTAAACGGGAGAGATATTTTCGTTTATTATACATTACCTTTTCGTTCTTTATGTttgttcatgtgtgtgtgtgtatgtatgaatgtgagtgtgtatgtgtctgttGCATAAAAGTactataaatataaaatatataagaaaaatataaaaatattcaatagcAATTGTACAATTACTAATATCGTTCGCTCGCACGCATTAATCATGCGTTTCCTGCATTCCTTCCTAAATCCTTCGTTTTGCACATGAAGCTCAGAAGAGTGAGAGATGGAGCGCGGAGGAGATAAGGGGAACCAGTAGGggaacaatacaaaaaaatattgtgcaatacACGAGGCATCGGATGCCACTGTATGACCTGACTATGTATCCTCGCTAagcagctttaaaaaaaagcaactcgAATACTACAATAAGAGATTCATCTCGCGAAgctaaaatgaaaacgaacaattgcaacagcacaaaaaaccaGATTgcgcgcacatacacacatacacacacgattCGAGTAGCTAGCCAACTATTCCCTTTTCTCGCACTTTCTCCATTCCAATCGTCCATTAACAGCGTCACGCAACAACCCCATAAGCCCCGGGACTCATCATCGTTCGTCGCAATAGTTGTCGTTTTCTGTTCAGCGAAAATACTGAACAGACGAAAGGtttatttgactttttttttgtttgtttgtttgttactgtttgttcgtttttcattACCTACTTTTGCTTCTTTGAGTCTACCACTTATGTTACGCCTGCAAAAAATCTTTAcacaaatgaaaagtttttgagTATTGTATGCATATCTATTCCTGTTTTGACGCCGCCCACTCCCTTTCCTTCATTCTTTTCATCCTTTGCAcgcgtttggtttttgggtgttCCCTTTTACCTGCTGTTGTTTAATGCAACTATTATACCACTTCCTCCGGTGCGTCACTCCATCTCTCATGTACCTCTTCATTACATCtttagcgtgtgtgtgtttgctttaattattttccgtTTTACTTAATACGAgtaatttctatttatttttttctttttttttgttttgttttgttttgccgggAAGGAGGCAACTTTCGCGCGCGAAACGCAAAACACTACTCGGCAGTGGCCATTTCCGTTTACGGGTTTTCCAatttcgcaaacgctgctgtttcttcttccttttcttcttttgtcaTGTCTGAACTCCGTTttccacgtttttttttctattctcgCGCTCTTCTCCCCCCCCTTTCCTGTTTATCGCTTatgtccccttttttttgtttgtttcccttcctgtggttatcatcatcatgctgGCACATTCTCGTCTAAACAGTGCATCCATATTGGATTgcctttttcccccctcccaccTCTTTCTCTTTGCGATGCGtccattttcattttggtCTTCACATCTGTTCCGCACACTTATGTCGTATTAATCTTTCTgcttttctgattttgtttaattttatcttttctatATAATATTCAATTAATATACTCCTCCATCTCTTTATGCTATCCCGGTAAAAAGGTAAAGTATAGTGCGAAAAATTTATCTGCATGCGATGAGAAACTATCAacatacgaaaaaaacaattttatataaaacggaaaaaggacaaaaacgCCAAATATCGAATAAACAAACGacaaggaaaatgaaacattcccGTACACGCCTTCCTGCACGTtacgcaaaagaaaaagactaAACCCTCGCTCCTAAACCACCCACTATACATCGCTGATGGCAGGCTGTAACTTCGCACGTGTGTATTTCGGTAtgattttccttcccttttttttctacaaaataatATATCCTTGCATAAAGAGTAGGTGGAATTTGATCGGCTTCTCCTAGCGAGAAGAGAAGCTGGTGGATGTTTCGGGCACGTCACACTGGTTATTGGCAGTTGACGGCATCAGTAGAATAGTGTAAAAAGCATAATGCTtcctttgctgctgctgctgcacacgGCGGCCGAACCGGATCATTGCGGTCCACACCTTATTTGGCGGCTGcctcttctttttctttattttcttccaccacCTTCTCGGGTTCCTCCTTCTTTTCGGACTTCTCGTTCGAGTTATCTTTCTCGAGTTCCTTTTCCGACTCGTTCTTATCCTGTTCGGCGGTCTTTTCCGTATCAGCACCTTccttgttttcctttgtttcaGGTCTAAAAATATATGTGGAGATGTTTAgcgaaattttatttcatgagTAACGAATAGTGATTACATCGCAGCTGTGTCATTCGATTTCTCTCTACTTACTCTGGTTTTGGGATGTGTGCGTTCAGATCCAGCTTGGTGCAGATATCCTCCCAGTCTGGGAAGCAACGCTCCTTGATCCGCGAAACGTGTCCCACCAGATTCGGGCAGTTCTCCTGCATGAACTCCTTCAGACCGTACTTGACTTCGTCCAGGATGAAATGGATTTGTGCCAAGACGGAGAATGCAACACAATCCAGCTGAAATATTATTATAGAAAGAACGCATATGTTACGTTAGGGGACTTGGTCAGAATTCAACTCTATACAGATGCATACCGTGGTGGGTTCGTCGCCGAAGAAGAATGGCTTATCGGCCAGCAGCTCAGACAGCACCTTCAGATCCTTGCGACCGAATTCCTCGACCTCCTCGGGCTTATGGACACCCAGGCCTTGAGCTTTCACCTTTTTAGCACCCTGGAAACACTAGAGACGTTAGAGGACGGATGGTTCCGATTAACAAACGGGTGCACACTACATGACGGTATGGTTGAGATGAATGTAATTCGGGCTTGttaagttttgtttgtgaGTCAGCACTCGTCTTATGCCCTTGCCCTCCTATGATATGAAACTTTCTCTATTTTTCACCTTCAAACAGGACCCCGAAACAAACGGAACAGTCTTACTGGAAGGAGCGGTATGATATGAGTGCAAGCAAGATGTTTGATTGTTCATGCAGTGTTGTAAGACCTTCCAAATCATGCAGACTGATCCAACTCTTCACTAAGAGCTTCTACGTGGTATTCAACGTGATTTGTTTCGTGAGTTGTGATGTGAGCAGTCACACAAAGTATGAACGAAGAAGATGGGTGCACAGACAAACCAAACGCATACACATAACACATAAGAAAGCAGGCAATAGAGTGTTCGAACAGTTTTGTACTCTGCTTACCTTGCGGCTGAACTGGAACTTGAAGAAAAAGTTCAGCAAAGCGTTCGGCAGACGACTTCCGAGGGCATGCTGGAGGTTGATTTTGTAACCCTTGAGCATCTGTTCGGTGTTCTTGCTGCGCCACGACAGCACCACCCAGACGAGATGGTTCTCCAGCATCGAAATCATCGCGTGGGCAATGTTGCGCTGCTCCTGGGTCAGGGCGGCGTCCAGGTCCTTGTCGTAGCGTGTCGCCAGCTCCTGCATGATGATGGTCGAGTCTGCGATTTCCTCGCCATTGACTTCG
The DNA window shown above is from Anopheles funestus chromosome 3RL, idAnoFuneDA-416_04, whole genome shotgun sequence and carries:
- the LOC125768774 gene encoding failed axon connections isoform X1, producing MATETENKPVVAGEEEKKVEQQAAAATATTVEAATTAAGDKAAGGEAVAGGDTADKKAEEKPAGESAAAGGEGGDGATSSDATAATAPAKKEKEVKPTVHKVNFEKDVVYLYQFTRTPMLPSISPFCLKVETWLRLAGLKYENIDHKLKLRSKKGQLPFVEVNGEEIADSTIIMQELATRYDKDLDAALTQEQRNIAHAMISMLENHLVWVVLSWRSKNTEQMLKGYKINLQHALGSRLPNALLNFFFKFQFSRKCFQGAKKVKAQGLGVHKPEEVEEFGRKDLKVLSELLADKPFFFGDEPTTLDCVAFSVLAQIHFILDEVKYGLKEFMQENCPNLVGHVSRIKERCFPDWEDICTKLDLNAHIPKPEPETKENKEGADTEKTAEQDKNESEKELEKDNSNEKSEKKEEPEKVVEENKEKEEAAAK
- the LOC125768774 gene encoding failed axon connections isoform X2; this translates as MATETENKPVVAGEEEKKVEQQAAAATATTVEAATTAAGDKAAGGEAVAGGDTADKKAEEKPAGESAAAGGEGGDGATSSDATAATAPAKKEKEVKPTVHKVNFEKDVVYLYQFTRTPMLPSISPFCLKVETWLRLAGLKYENIDHKLKLRSKKGQLPFVEVNGEEIADSTIIMQELATRYDKDLDAALTQEQRNIAHAMISMLENHLVWVVLSWRSKNTEQMLKGYKINLQHALGSRLPNALLNFFFKFQFSRKGAKKVKAQGLGVHKPEEVEEFGRKDLKVLSELLADKPFFFGDEPTTLDCVAFSVLAQIHFILDEVKYGLKEFMQENCPNLVGHVSRIKERCFPDWEDICTKLDLNAHIPKPEPETKENKEGADTEKTAEQDKNESEKELEKDNSNEKSEKKEEPEKVVEENKEKEEAAAK